Proteins encoded together in one Amblyomma americanum isolate KBUSLIRL-KWMA chromosome 1, ASM5285725v1, whole genome shotgun sequence window:
- the LOC144093681 gene encoding frequenin-2-like — translation MGLTKSSQWRLHGDELIELVECTGLNPSILRRWHREFLTDFPRGFFTREEMKVVFGSMFPDGHPNSFMDIVFNAMDKRRIGYVTFRDFVKTIAITVSGTADDKLNWAFDVFDQKGDGFVTLDEMINVVEALWQLHGESPEMEDYKIQFIRRRTRKIFMRLDAKKDGRISRDQFREVLKQDPWIVKNVLHVYSSAMGAFSRVVHTN, via the exons ATGGGGCTAACAaaatccagccaatggcgcctcCATGGCGACGAACTGATTGAACTGGTGGAATGCACTGGACTAAATCCAAGCATCCTGCGGCGGTGGCACCGAGAGTTCCTCACGGACTTCCCTCGCGGGTTCTTCACGCGAGAAGAGATGAAGGTAGTATTCGGCTCCATGTTTCCCGACGGTCACCCAAACTCCTTCATGGACATCGTTTTTAACGCCATGGACAAGCGACGAATCGG ATACGTAACATTTCGCGACTTTGTGAAGACGATCGCCATCACGGTGAGCGGGACCGCTGACGACAAGCTCAACTGGGCCTTCGACGTGTTCGACCAGAAGGGCGACGGCTTCGTGACGCTGGACGAGATGATCAACGTGGTAGAGGCCCTGTGGCAGCTGCACGGCGAGTCGCCCGAGATGGAGGATTACAAGATACAATTCATCCGGCGCCGCACGCGCAAGATATTCATGCGGCTGGACGCCAAGAAAGACGGCCGCATCAGCAGAGACCAGTTCCGCGAGGTGCTCAAGCAAGACCCGTGGATCGTGAAGAATGTGCTCCACGTCTACTCCTCCGCCATGGGCGCCTTTTCCAGGGTGGTGCACACCAACTGA